Proteins encoded by one window of Luteimonas yindakuii:
- a CDS encoding HIT family protein, with translation MDTAGYHLHPQLAADSHPLATLALSELRLIDDANYPWLVLVPRVADAVELIDLGRDQRVQLTDEIDFAARLLRAAVRPDKLNVAALGNMVPQLHVHVIARFQDDPAWPAPVWGRLAARPYAPEALVERIRNFQRAMADLAGGA, from the coding sequence ATGGACACCGCCGGCTACCACCTGCACCCGCAACTCGCCGCCGACAGCCATCCGCTGGCGACGCTTGCACTGAGCGAGCTGAGGCTGATCGACGACGCCAACTATCCATGGCTGGTGCTGGTGCCGCGGGTTGCCGACGCGGTCGAACTCATCGATCTCGGCCGCGACCAGCGCGTGCAGCTGACCGACGAGATCGACTTCGCCGCGCGCCTGCTGCGCGCCGCAGTGCGTCCGGACAAGCTCAATGTCGCGGCACTCGGCAACATGGTGCCGCAGTTGCACGTGCACGTGATCGCGCGTTTCCAGGACGACCCGGCATGGCCGGCGCCGGTCTGGGGCCGGCTGGCCGCCAGGCCGTACGCACCGGAAGCGCTGGTCGAGCGGATCCGCAACTTCCAGCGCGCGATGGCCGATCTCGCCGGCGGCGCGTAG
- the rimO gene encoding 30S ribosomal protein S12 methylthiotransferase RimO: protein MSSRNPGPRVGFVSLGCPKALVDSERILTQLRVEGYDLVQSYDDADVVVVNTCGFIDAAVEESLDAIGEAMAENGRVIVTGCLGKREALIREAHPDVLSISGPQDYASVMTAVHAAAPPRHDPFLDLVPLRSDDNDTGIKLTPKHYAYLKISEGCNHRCSFCIIPSMRGDLVSRPVDEVLREAERLVRGGVRELLVVSQDTSAYGVDLRYAEREWRGRAWQTRMKTLCEGLAELDVWTRLHYVYPYPHVDDVIPLMAEGKLLPYLDIPFQHASPRILKLMKRPGAVDRTLERIQRWRAICPELTIRSTFIVGFPGETDAEFEALLDFLDEAQLDRVGAFAYSPVDGAAANLLPDPVDEAVKQERLARFMERQAAVSAARLDARVGSVQRCIVDAIDGELALARSRADAPEIDGLVQIQDGAAAGLVPGDFVDVRILGSDEHDLYGEVEADLLPVLGTA from the coding sequence ATGTCTTCCCGGAACCCCGGCCCCAGGGTCGGTTTCGTCAGTCTCGGCTGCCCCAAGGCGCTGGTCGATTCCGAGCGCATCCTCACCCAGCTCCGGGTCGAGGGTTACGACCTCGTGCAGAGCTACGACGATGCCGACGTGGTGGTGGTCAACACCTGCGGCTTCATCGATGCGGCAGTGGAGGAATCGCTGGATGCGATTGGTGAAGCCATGGCCGAGAACGGCCGCGTCATCGTCACCGGTTGCCTGGGCAAGCGCGAGGCGCTGATCCGCGAGGCGCATCCGGACGTGCTGTCGATCAGCGGGCCGCAGGACTACGCCAGCGTGATGACGGCCGTGCATGCGGCCGCGCCGCCGCGCCACGATCCCTTCCTCGACCTGGTGCCGCTGCGCAGCGACGACAACGACACCGGCATCAAGCTGACGCCGAAGCACTACGCGTACCTGAAGATTTCCGAGGGCTGCAACCACCGCTGCAGCTTCTGCATCATTCCGTCGATGCGTGGCGACCTGGTGTCGCGGCCGGTCGACGAGGTGCTGCGCGAAGCCGAGCGCCTGGTGCGCGGCGGCGTGCGCGAGCTGTTGGTGGTCTCGCAGGACACCTCGGCCTACGGTGTCGACCTGCGCTACGCCGAGCGCGAATGGCGCGGCCGCGCGTGGCAGACGCGGATGAAGACGCTGTGCGAGGGCCTGGCCGAGCTCGACGTCTGGACCCGCCTGCATTACGTCTACCCGTATCCGCACGTCGACGATGTCATCCCGCTGATGGCCGAAGGCAAGCTGCTGCCGTACCTCGACATCCCGTTCCAGCACGCCAGCCCGCGCATCCTCAAGCTGATGAAGCGCCCGGGCGCGGTCGATCGCACGCTGGAACGGATCCAGCGCTGGCGCGCGATCTGTCCCGAGCTGACCATCCGCTCGACCTTCATCGTCGGTTTTCCGGGCGAGACCGATGCGGAGTTCGAGGCGTTGCTCGACTTCCTTGACGAAGCCCAGCTCGACCGCGTCGGCGCCTTTGCCTACTCGCCGGTCGACGGCGCCGCGGCGAACCTGCTGCCCGATCCGGTCGACGAAGCGGTCAAGCAGGAACGCCTGGCGCGCTTCATGGAGCGGCAGGCCGCGGTGTCGGCCGCGCGCCTCGATGCCCGCGTCGGCAGCGTCCAGCGCTGCATCGTCGATGCCATCGACGGCGAGCTTGCGCTCGCACGTTCGCGGGCGGATGCGCCCGAGATCGACGGCCTGGTGCAGATCCAGGACGGCGCGGCGGCCGGCCTCGTGCCGGGGGATTTCGTCGACGTGCGCATCCTCGGCAGCGACGAGCACGACCTGTACGGCGAGGTCGAGGCCGATCTGTTGCCGGTGCTCGGCACGGCCTGA
- a CDS encoding helicase HerA-like domain-containing protein has product MDPILVGKSTTTADGAPVVLQPRYGNRHGLVAGATGTGKTVTLMTLAEGFSRIGVPVFIADVKGDVAGLAVAGDDSPKLRERVAAIGIDDYRPEGCPTVFWDLYGRLGHPVRTTASEMGPLLLSRILELNDTQAGVLDIVFKLADDRGLLLLDLADLRALLALVAEERKTVSAEYGLVSAQTVAAIQRSLLRLSQDGGEAFFGEPALELHDLMRVDHPGRGVVGILAADQLVLKPRLYSTFLLWLLSELFETLPEVGDLDRPKLVFVFDEAHLLFGDAPAPLRQRIEQVVRLIRSKGVGVYFCSQFPDDVPGEILGQLGNRVQHALRAFTPRDQKAVRTAAETFVANPGLDVAQAIGQLGTGEALVSTLQDTDRSRAVPSAVERTLIAPPRCRMGPISDAERARLRAASPVGAKYEAAVDRESAAELLARRATAQTEAADAPKAAARNEGGVGQRINEWLFGTSRRQGVIEAAGKQAARTITNRIVRGVLGNFPAGRR; this is encoded by the coding sequence ATGGATCCGATCCTCGTTGGCAAGTCGACGACCACCGCCGACGGTGCGCCGGTGGTGCTGCAGCCCCGCTACGGCAACCGGCACGGCCTGGTGGCAGGCGCCACCGGAACCGGCAAGACGGTCACCCTGATGACCCTCGCCGAAGGTTTCTCGCGGATCGGCGTGCCGGTCTTCATCGCCGACGTGAAGGGTGACGTGGCCGGCCTGGCCGTAGCCGGCGACGACAGCCCGAAACTGCGCGAGCGCGTGGCGGCGATCGGCATCGACGATTACCGGCCGGAAGGCTGCCCGACCGTCTTCTGGGACCTGTACGGGCGCCTTGGCCATCCGGTGCGGACGACGGCCAGCGAAATGGGCCCGCTGCTGCTGTCGCGCATCCTCGAGCTCAACGACACCCAGGCGGGCGTGCTCGACATCGTGTTCAAGCTCGCCGACGACCGCGGGCTGCTGCTGCTCGACCTCGCCGACCTGCGCGCCCTGCTGGCGCTGGTGGCGGAGGAACGCAAGACGGTCTCGGCTGAATACGGCCTGGTCAGCGCGCAGACCGTTGCCGCCATCCAGCGGTCGCTGCTGCGCCTGTCGCAGGACGGTGGCGAGGCGTTCTTCGGCGAACCGGCGCTGGAACTGCACGACCTGATGCGCGTCGACCACCCCGGTCGTGGCGTGGTCGGCATCCTCGCCGCCGACCAGCTGGTGCTCAAACCGCGGCTGTATTCGACGTTCCTGCTGTGGCTGCTGTCGGAGCTGTTCGAGACGCTGCCCGAAGTCGGCGACCTCGACCGGCCCAAGCTGGTGTTCGTGTTCGACGAGGCGCACCTGCTGTTCGGCGATGCCCCAGCGCCGCTGCGCCAGCGCATCGAGCAGGTGGTGCGGCTGATCCGGTCCAAGGGCGTGGGCGTGTACTTCTGTTCGCAGTTCCCGGATGACGTGCCCGGCGAGATCCTCGGCCAGCTCGGCAACCGCGTGCAGCACGCTCTGCGCGCATTCACCCCGCGCGACCAGAAGGCGGTGCGGACGGCGGCGGAAACCTTTGTCGCCAACCCCGGCCTTGACGTGGCGCAGGCCATCGGCCAGCTCGGTACCGGCGAGGCGCTGGTCTCCACGTTGCAGGACACCGACCGTTCGCGTGCCGTGCCGTCCGCGGTGGAGCGCACGCTGATCGCGCCGCCGCGTTGCCGGATGGGGCCTATCAGCGACGCCGAGCGCGCGCGCCTGCGCGCCGCCAGCCCGGTCGGCGCGAAATACGAAGCCGCGGTCGACCGCGAATCCGCTGCCGAACTGCTGGCACGCCGGGCGACCGCACAAACGGAAGCAGCCGATGCGCCGAAGGCGGCAGCGCGAAACGAAGGTGGTGTCGGCCAACGCATCAACGAGTGGCTGTTCGGCACCAGCCGCCGCCAGGGCGTGATCGAGGCCGCGGGCAAGCAGGCGGCACGGACCATCACCAACCGGATCGTGCGCGGGGTGCTTGGCAACTTCCCCGCCGGGCGCCGCTGA
- a CDS encoding copper resistance protein NlpE N-terminal domain-containing protein yields MRTRRFPDASHVALALLAAACLLVVAGCAREPTDDVEPAAALTVAGAGAGSVDGPAVDPSPPSTEGVFEGALPCDGCDHAQAVDATLHLRPDGGFELIERQADGGETIEHAGVWYASDDGRAILLADDHGHGHRVFEWQGDDALRLLPDAPVDDAEPVVLVRAD; encoded by the coding sequence ATGCGGACCCGTCGTTTTCCCGATGCATCGCACGTCGCCCTGGCGCTGCTCGCTGCAGCGTGCCTGCTGGTGGTCGCCGGTTGTGCGCGCGAACCCACGGACGATGTGGAACCAGCGGCCGCGCTGACCGTCGCCGGCGCCGGTGCGGGCAGCGTCGACGGCCCGGCTGTCGACCCGTCGCCCCCCTCCACCGAAGGCGTTTTCGAAGGTGCCCTGCCCTGCGACGGTTGCGATCACGCGCAGGCCGTCGACGCCACCCTGCACCTGCGGCCCGATGGCGGCTTCGAACTGATCGAGCGCCAGGCCGACGGTGGGGAGACCATCGAACATGCGGGGGTCTGGTATGCCAGCGACGACGGCCGCGCGATCCTGCTCGCGGACGACCACGGCCATGGCCATCGCGTGTTTGAATGGCAGGGCGACGATGCGTTGCGCCTGTTGCCCGATGCGCCGGTGGACGATGCCGAGCCGGTGGTGCTGGTGAGGGCGGACTGA
- a CDS encoding dienelactone hydrolase family protein: MGRDIAIGSAHGSIGGWRAQSPGAPRGGLVVVQEIFGVNAHMRSVVDRYAAEGYTAIAPALFDLVQRDVELAYDDAGFSRGRELAGTLGFDRAVALVEATAGVLRDDGLAVAVVGFCWGGSVALLANTRLGLPAVSYYGARSLPFLDEPLRAPMQFHFGAHDPSIPADDIERHRNAYPDAELHVHADAGHGFNRDVDPRHFIPAAASLAHQRTLAFLRRVLPEA; this comes from the coding sequence ATGGGCAGGGACATCGCGATCGGCTCGGCACACGGCAGCATCGGTGGATGGCGCGCGCAGTCGCCGGGCGCACCCCGCGGCGGCCTCGTGGTGGTGCAGGAAATCTTCGGCGTCAACGCGCACATGCGCAGCGTCGTCGACCGCTACGCCGCCGAGGGCTACACCGCGATCGCGCCGGCGCTGTTCGACCTTGTCCAGCGCGACGTCGAACTGGCCTATGACGATGCCGGGTTCTCGCGCGGCCGCGAGCTTGCCGGCACACTCGGCTTCGATCGCGCGGTCGCACTGGTCGAGGCCACCGCAGGCGTCCTGCGCGATGACGGCCTCGCGGTCGCCGTAGTGGGATTCTGCTGGGGCGGAAGCGTCGCCCTGCTCGCGAACACGCGCCTCGGCCTGCCTGCTGTCAGCTATTACGGTGCGCGCTCGCTGCCGTTCCTGGACGAGCCGCTGCGCGCTCCGATGCAGTTCCACTTCGGCGCCCACGACCCCAGCATTCCCGCCGACGACATCGAACGGCACCGCAACGCATATCCCGACGCCGAGCTGCATGTCCATGCCGACGCCGGACATGGTTTCAACCGCGACGTCGATCCGCGTCACTTCATCCCTGCAGCGGCATCGCTCGCCCACCAGCGCACGCTGGCGTTCCTGCGCCGCGTGCTGCCCGAGGCCTGA
- the greB gene encoding transcription elongation factor GreB: MGRWRPPPEKSTALITRDGHERLKRELDELWRQRRPEVVRALAAAAAEGDRSENAEYTYRKKQLAEIDRRVRYLSKRLEQLRVVDEAPSDPDAVFFGARVELENAATGEVHHYRIVGPDETDARDGLISIDSPLARALLRKRLDDEVEAMLPAGPVTFVIADVSYADDTAAQP, from the coding sequence ATGGGTCGCTGGCGACCGCCACCGGAAAAAAGCACGGCGCTGATCACCCGCGACGGCCACGAACGGTTGAAGCGCGAGCTGGACGAGCTGTGGCGCCAGCGCCGTCCGGAGGTGGTGCGGGCACTGGCCGCGGCGGCCGCCGAGGGCGACCGCTCCGAGAATGCCGAATACACCTATCGCAAGAAGCAGCTTGCCGAAATCGACCGCCGCGTGCGCTATCTCTCGAAACGGCTGGAACAGCTGCGCGTGGTCGACGAGGCTCCATCGGATCCGGACGCGGTGTTCTTCGGGGCCCGGGTCGAACTGGAAAATGCCGCGACCGGCGAGGTCCACCACTACCGCATCGTCGGACCGGACGAGACCGATGCGCGCGACGGGCTGATCAGCATCGACTCGCCGCTGGCGCGCGCGTTGCTACGCAAGCGCCTCGACGATGAAGTCGAGGCGATGCTGCCGGCGGGGCCGGTGACCTTCGTGATCGCCGACGTGAGTTACGCCGACGATACGGCCGCCCAACCGTAG
- a CDS encoding type 1 glutamine amidotransferase domain-containing protein, protein MANAKRVAILATHGYEQSELLEPRRRLKEAGFDVEVISPERGEIRGWKDKDWGDTVAVDRVLGDASADDYDALVLPGGVINPDRLRTDADAVAFVQAFDRAGKPLAAICHGPWLLAEAGVVEGRKLTSYHSIRTDMENAGADWRDAEVVTDGHLITSRKPDDIPAFTDAVIGALA, encoded by the coding sequence ATGGCCAATGCCAAGCGCGTCGCCATCCTCGCCACCCATGGTTACGAGCAGTCGGAGCTGCTCGAGCCGCGCCGCCGCCTCAAGGAGGCGGGCTTCGACGTCGAGGTGATCTCGCCGGAGCGCGGCGAGATCCGCGGCTGGAAGGACAAGGACTGGGGCGACACCGTCGCCGTTGACAGGGTGCTTGGCGATGCCAGCGCGGATGATTACGACGCGCTGGTGCTGCCGGGCGGCGTCATCAATCCCGATCGCCTGCGCACCGACGCCGATGCCGTCGCGTTCGTGCAGGCGTTCGATCGCGCGGGCAAGCCGCTGGCGGCGATCTGCCATGGTCCGTGGCTGCTTGCCGAGGCCGGCGTGGTCGAGGGTCGCAAGCTGACCTCGTATCACTCGATCCGCACCGACATGGAGAACGCCGGTGCCGACTGGCGCGATGCCGAGGTGGTGACGGACGGGCACCTGATCACCAGCCGCAAGCCGGACGACATCCCGGCGTTCACCGATGCGGTGATCGGCGCGCTCGCCTGA
- a CDS encoding SCO family protein has translation MFSRTTIVILVFALAAGLGLLVAQKFFNDPSARAPQTQAVTLFPQPRALPPFSLQQSDGTQLVPGELQGHWTVVFIGFTFCPDVCPTTLAELAQAQRQWEDLPEAVRPRVLFVSVDPERDTPERAGEYASAFHRDILAATADVPALEAFTRSLSLVFMKVAPPEGAAANQYTIDHSASLAVLDPQARMAGVISPPFDPAAIAADLRLLTEAR, from the coding sequence TTGTTCAGTCGCACCACCATCGTCATCCTCGTGTTCGCGCTTGCCGCCGGCCTCGGCCTGCTGGTCGCGCAGAAGTTCTTCAACGATCCGTCGGCGCGCGCGCCGCAGACGCAGGCGGTGACGCTGTTCCCGCAGCCACGCGCGCTGCCACCGTTCTCGCTGCAGCAGTCCGATGGCACGCAGCTGGTACCGGGCGAACTGCAGGGCCACTGGACCGTGGTGTTCATCGGCTTCACGTTCTGCCCGGACGTGTGCCCGACCACGCTGGCGGAACTCGCCCAGGCCCAGCGGCAGTGGGAGGACCTGCCCGAGGCGGTGCGTCCGCGCGTGTTGTTCGTTTCGGTCGATCCGGAACGCGACACCCCGGAACGCGCCGGCGAATACGCATCCGCGTTCCATCGCGACATCCTCGCCGCGACCGCCGACGTGCCCGCGCTCGAAGCCTTCACCCGCTCGCTGTCGCTGGTGTTCATGAAGGTGGCGCCGCCGGAAGGCGCGGCCGCCAACCAGTACACGATCGATCATTCCGCCTCGCTGGCGGTGCTCGACCCGCAGGCACGCATGGCCGGCGTGATCTCGCCGCCGTTCGATCCGGCGGCGATCGCCGCCGACCTGCGCCTGCTTACCGAAGCGCGCTGA
- a CDS encoding transglycosylase SLT domain-containing protein, which produces MSRAATCSAFRARCLPVCLLLAVAIVPFLAVPEASAQSRRDRASADALQARMDQAELRYREAMVRVRNEEPGAAAEGDAALEDMEDVMVECGRQRGCDPVAYVTTFKRLLKAGADSANVPAEGEEADPFDPDPDGMGTLPGGASVPAGAQAAALLTDGQRFATMVQFNPAVQEGIRRWLTDMRVQLLTSYENYQYMRPQMWPNFEKAGLPEALLFGILAKESNGRVHSTSRAGAAGPMQFMYATGRRFGIGPDATGFDTRYDPYAASQASASYLTERMRELDNNIELALAGYNGGEGRARRVFNEGGTNFWDESVYSQFPPETRDYVPMVIAAAWLFLHPRRYGLEFPDVDTRPAVLALQKPATIYELTICLGSSGSPPGYMRVLRNLNPRYRADEMIPAGTQLNATTRVVNLYNRWCTRGSRAQLAHELVRSDPANAVVRLGALEPMPMAGAGTLAPVTDAPAAPAARRHRVNRGETLGRIAQRYGCDLGALARANELRAPSYAIRPGQELTLAGCSG; this is translated from the coding sequence ATGTCCCGCGCAGCCACCTGTTCCGCTTTCCGCGCACGCTGCCTTCCGGTCTGCCTGTTGCTCGCCGTCGCCATCGTGCCGTTCCTGGCGGTTCCGGAAGCGTCCGCGCAGTCACGGCGTGACCGCGCCTCGGCCGATGCGCTGCAGGCACGCATGGACCAGGCCGAGCTGCGCTACCGCGAGGCCATGGTGCGGGTGCGCAACGAGGAGCCGGGTGCCGCCGCCGAAGGCGATGCCGCGCTGGAGGACATGGAGGACGTGATGGTGGAGTGCGGCCGCCAGCGTGGCTGCGATCCGGTGGCCTACGTCACCACCTTCAAGCGCCTGCTCAAGGCGGGCGCGGACTCGGCGAACGTGCCGGCCGAGGGCGAGGAGGCGGATCCATTCGATCCCGATCCCGATGGCATGGGCACCCTGCCGGGCGGGGCGAGCGTGCCGGCCGGCGCGCAGGCCGCGGCACTGCTCACCGACGGCCAGCGCTTCGCCACGATGGTGCAGTTCAACCCGGCGGTGCAGGAAGGCATCCGTCGCTGGCTCACCGACATGCGCGTCCAGCTGCTGACCAGCTACGAGAACTACCAGTACATGCGCCCGCAGATGTGGCCCAACTTCGAGAAGGCGGGCCTGCCCGAGGCGCTGCTGTTCGGCATCCTGGCCAAGGAATCCAACGGCCGCGTGCACTCCACGTCGCGCGCCGGCGCCGCCGGGCCGATGCAGTTCATGTATGCCACCGGCCGCCGTTTCGGCATCGGCCCGGATGCCACCGGCTTCGACACCCGCTACGACCCCTATGCCGCCTCGCAGGCCAGCGCCAGCTACCTGACCGAGCGCATGCGCGAGCTCGACAACAACATCGAACTCGCCCTTGCCGGCTACAACGGCGGCGAGGGCCGCGCGCGGCGCGTGTTCAATGAAGGCGGCACCAACTTCTGGGACGAATCGGTGTACAGCCAGTTCCCGCCGGAGACCCGCGACTACGTGCCGATGGTGATCGCCGCGGCGTGGCTGTTCCTGCATCCGCGCCGCTACGGGCTGGAGTTCCCCGATGTCGATACACGCCCCGCAGTGCTTGCGCTGCAGAAGCCGGCGACGATCTACGAGCTGACCATCTGTCTGGGCAGCAGCGGTTCGCCGCCGGGCTACATGCGCGTGCTGCGCAACCTCAATCCGCGCTATCGCGCCGACGAGATGATCCCGGCCGGTACCCAGCTCAACGCCACCACGCGCGTGGTCAACCTCTACAACCGCTGGTGTACGCGCGGCTCACGCGCGCAACTCGCGCACGAACTGGTGCGCAGCGATCCCGCGAACGCGGTGGTGCGCCTTGGTGCGCTCGAGCCAATGCCGATGGCGGGTGCGGGGACTCTCGCCCCCGTCACTGACGCGCCGGCAGCGCCTGCCGCGCGCAGGCACCGGGTCAACCGTGGCGAGACGCTGGGACGCATCGCGCAGCGCTATGGCTGCGACCTGGGCGCGCTTGCGCGCGCCAACGAGCTGCGCGCCCCGTCGTATGCGATCCGTCCCGGCCAGGAGCTGACGCTGGCCGGCTGCAGCGGCTAG
- the asd gene encoding archaetidylserine decarboxylase (Phosphatidylserine decarboxylase is synthesized as a single chain precursor. Generation of the pyruvoyl active site from a Ser is coupled to cleavage of a Gly-Ser bond between the larger (beta) and smaller (alpha chains). It is an integral membrane protein.), which yields MAFDPITPLTHVLPHRLLSGLARRLAYSENPRVKQWLIDTVVRRFGVDLGEAAESDPNAYASFNAFFTRTLRDGVHVADPDPRALLMPADGRVSQCGAVGHPDERGRIFQAKGRSFTAGELLGSDADAEVFDGGVFATVYLSPRDYHRVHMPWTGELRETVHVPGRLFSVGPSAVAAVPRLFARNERLVCHFDTDFGPMAMVMVGALLVSGVETVWSGVEIPKYGRRITRKDYRGRGIVIERFAEMARFNYGSTVIVLLPPGVAELSSTLGPEVAVRLGQRLATRTA from the coding sequence ATGGCTTTCGACCCGATCACCCCGCTTACCCACGTCCTGCCCCATCGCCTGCTGTCCGGACTCGCCCGGCGGCTGGCCTATTCCGAGAATCCCCGCGTCAAGCAGTGGTTGATCGACACCGTGGTCCGCCGCTTCGGCGTGGACCTGGGCGAAGCCGCGGAGTCGGATCCGAACGCGTACGCGAGTTTCAATGCGTTCTTTACCCGTACGTTGCGCGACGGCGTGCACGTGGCGGACCCGGATCCACGCGCACTGCTGATGCCCGCCGATGGCCGGGTGAGCCAGTGCGGCGCGGTCGGCCACCCGGACGAGCGTGGGCGCATCTTCCAGGCCAAGGGCCGTTCGTTCACCGCCGGCGAGCTGCTGGGCAGCGACGCCGACGCCGAAGTCTTCGATGGCGGCGTGTTCGCCACCGTCTATCTCTCGCCGCGCGATTACCACCGGGTGCACATGCCATGGACCGGGGAGCTGCGCGAAACCGTGCACGTGCCCGGCCGACTGTTCAGCGTCGGCCCCTCCGCCGTCGCCGCGGTGCCGCGCCTGTTCGCCCGCAACGAACGCCTGGTCTGCCATTTCGACACCGACTTCGGGCCGATGGCGATGGTCATGGTGGGCGCGCTGCTGGTGTCCGGGGTGGAAACCGTCTGGAGTGGCGTCGAGATCCCGAAGTACGGGCGACGGATCACCCGCAAGGACTACCGTGGCCGCGGCATCGTCATCGAGCGCTTCGCGGAAATGGCGCGCTTCAACTACGGCTCCACCGTGATCGTGTTGCTGCCGCCGGGCGTGGCCGAGCTGTCATCGACGCTCGGGCCGGAAGTGGCGGTGCGCCTCGGCCAGCGGCTGGCGACGCGCACCGCGTAA
- the dcd gene encoding dCTP deaminase: protein MTIKSDRWIRRMSEQPGGMIEPFEAGQIKQDAGGQRIVSYGTSSYGYDVRCSREFKVFTNINSTIVDPKHFDPKSFVDIESDVCIIPPNSFALARTVEYFRIPRDVLVVCLGKSTYARCGIIVNVTPLEPEWEGHVTLEFSNTTPLPARIYANEGVAQMLFFQSDEVCETSYRDRGGKYQGQTGVTLPRT, encoded by the coding sequence ATGACCATCAAGAGCGACCGCTGGATCCGCCGCATGTCCGAACAGCCCGGCGGGATGATCGAGCCGTTCGAGGCGGGGCAGATCAAGCAGGACGCGGGTGGCCAGCGGATCGTCAGCTATGGCACGTCGAGCTACGGCTACGACGTGCGTTGCTCGCGCGAGTTCAAGGTGTTCACCAACATCAATTCGACCATCGTCGACCCCAAGCACTTCGACCCGAAGAGCTTCGTCGACATCGAGTCGGACGTCTGCATCATCCCGCCGAACTCGTTCGCGCTGGCGCGCACGGTGGAGTACTTCCGCATCCCGCGCGACGTGCTGGTGGTGTGCCTGGGCAAGAGCACGTATGCGCGCTGCGGGATCATCGTCAACGTGACGCCGCTCGAGCCCGAGTGGGAAGGGCATGTGACCCTGGAGTTCAGCAACACCACACCCTTGCCGGCGCGCATCTATGCCAATGAGGGCGTCGCGCAGATGCTGTTCTTCCAGTCCGACGAGGTCTGCGAGACGTCCTACCGCGACCGTGGCGGCAAGTACCAGGGGCAGACCGGCGTCACCCTGCCGCGTACCTGA